From Streptomyces durmitorensis, a single genomic window includes:
- a CDS encoding DUF4429 domain-containing protein — MAEIIQRDGTWTFDGETLRLVPGRDKNVSLLRKSLGELAVPLGALAGIAFEQGKKSGRLRLRLRDGADPLLQAAGGKLGDAADPYQLTVESDRYGVAEYVVDEVRNALLIEQVPAASCDSYLLPGPSVPLSVSAGDGTASFDGEHIRLEWNWKTEEAKSAAGTRSLALADVAGVEWQPAVGLENGYLRFTVRHSPTKAPPKYDPNSVELWGFKKDPLMALVAAAVQVRLPHPAGVPGLAESARAPGPLPAAVAPAPAEDDHDALLRRLRELGELHQSGILTDEEFAAAKQAVLKRL; from the coding sequence ATGGCGGAAATCATCCAGCGCGACGGAACCTGGACCTTCGACGGAGAGACGCTGCGCCTTGTGCCGGGACGCGACAAGAACGTGTCTCTGCTGCGCAAGTCGCTGGGTGAACTGGCCGTGCCGCTCGGCGCGTTGGCCGGGATCGCCTTCGAACAGGGCAAGAAGTCGGGGCGGCTGAGGCTGCGGCTGCGGGACGGCGCGGATCCGTTGCTCCAGGCCGCCGGGGGCAAGCTCGGGGACGCGGCGGATCCCTACCAACTGACGGTGGAGTCGGACCGCTACGGGGTGGCGGAGTACGTCGTGGACGAGGTCCGCAACGCGCTGCTCATCGAGCAGGTGCCGGCCGCTTCCTGCGACAGCTATCTGCTGCCGGGTCCCTCGGTGCCGCTCTCGGTGTCGGCGGGGGACGGCACGGCGAGCTTCGACGGCGAGCACATCCGCCTGGAGTGGAACTGGAAGACGGAGGAGGCGAAGTCGGCGGCCGGTACGCGGTCGCTGGCGCTCGCGGATGTGGCCGGAGTGGAGTGGCAGCCCGCCGTGGGCCTGGAGAACGGCTACCTCCGCTTCACCGTGCGGCACTCCCCCACCAAGGCCCCTCCGAAGTACGACCCGAACTCGGTCGAGCTGTGGGGCTTCAAGAAGGATCCGCTGATGGCGCTGGTCGCTGCCGCTGTGCAGGTGCGGTTGCCTCATCCGGCGGGGGTGCCGGGCCTCGCGGAGTCCGCGCGGGCTCCGGGCCCCCTGCCTGCGGCTGTCGCGCCCGCCCCGGCGGAGGACGATCATGACGCCTTGCTGCGGCGGCTGCGGGAGCTCGGGGAGCTTCACCAGTCCGGGATACTCACCGATGAGGAGTTCGCCGCCGCCAAGCAGGCCGTACTGAAGCGGCTCTAG